From the Lactobacillus sp. PV034 genome, the window TATTTTTTTGAGTGAACCAAATTCACGTAATAACTTATTACGACTCTTTGGTCCGATACCCTTAATCTCATCTAATTTACTTGATAAAGCATTTTTTGCATGTGTTTTACGGTGGAAAGTAATTGCAAAACGGTGCACTTCATCTTGAATTCTAGTCATCAAATAAAAACCTTGAGATTTTGGATCCATCGGGATTAATTTTAATTCTTCACCTTTAGTTGGATCACCAAAAAGCAAGTGGTTAGTGCGGTGGTGATCATCCTTAACCATCCCGGCAACTGGAATATTTAAATCTAGCTCATTTCTAAGCACATCTAAACAAGCTTCTACTTGAATCTGACCACCATCCATTAAGATCAAATCAGGCATTCTTTGCTTTTCCCGCTTTAAACGACTATATCTTCGTCTCACTACTTCACGAGTATTGCGAACTTCGTCACCACCATTTTGGTGCTCAACTTCCCCCTTTAATTTATATTTACGGTAAGCATTTTTATCCGGTTCACCATCAGTAAACACCACTAGAGCCGATACAGGATCTGTACCTTGAATATGGGAGTGGTCAAAACTTTCGATCCGGTGACCATAAGGTAAGTTTAAAGCATCAAAAATTTCTTTTTGGGCGCCTTTAGTTTTGCGATTTCCTAGTTCTAAGAGACGGAATTTCTCATCCAGTTTAAGCTTAGCATTGTCATAAGCCATCTTTAATAAATCACGTTTTTGCCCTCTTTGCGGAATACGGACTGGTACTTTCAACACTTCACTCAGAGCTTCAATATCGGTTCCTGCGGGAACTAATACTTCTTTTGGCAAAACATGATTCTTCTGGCCATAAAATTGAGCAATAAAGGACATAAACTCTTCGCTTGGATTGCCTATATCAGTTAATGGAAACAACTTAGTTTCACGACGCAATAGTTTAGCTTGCCGAATAAAGAAAATTTGTATTGAAATCCAAGACTTATCAACATAAAAGTTGAAGATATCTCTTTGCGTATTATCATGAGAAATAATCTTTTGTTTTTCAACTGTTTGTTCAATGTAATTCAACTGGTCACGAATTTCTGCTGCACGTTCAAATTCAAGATTTTCTGATGCTTCTTGCATTTTTTCAGTTAACTCTTTTTTTGCCGGTGCAATATCTCCATTCAAAAAGCGCTTAATTTTCTTGATTTGAGCATCGTATTCTGCTTGAGGCACCTCTTTAAAACAAGCTCCCAAACATTGGTCCATATGATAGTAAAGACAAGGTCGACCTTGATGACCCTGACATCTTCTTAAAGGCCAAACTTTTTGAATAAATTTCAAAGTAGCTTGCGCTGCATATACATTTGGATAAGGTCCAAAGTAATAGCCCTTATCTTTACGAACAATCGAAGTTAATTTTGTTTGCGGATCACGCTCGTTAGTAATTTCGATATAAGGATAACCTGTTCCTTGCTTTAATTGGACATTATAGTAAGGTTGATATTTTTTAATTAATGTAATTTCTAGTAAAAAAGATTCTTTATCAGAAGAAACAGTAATAATATCAAAATCTCTAATTTCCTTAACTAGTTCTGCCCTACGCCCAACTTGTTTACTCTTAAAATATGATCTAACACGATTTTTTAAGTTTTTAGATTTACCGACATAGATCACATTTCCATTTACGTCTTTCATGAGGTAGCAACCGGGCTTATCAGGCAAAAGTTTAAGTTTATTCTCAATATGTTCTGTTGCCATTTTTAGCCTCCTCATAATTATTAGCACTAAATAGTTTAACACGATACACACAATAAGTAAGTATAAAAGATTAATCATAATATTTACTAAAGAAATTTCTCCCGATAAAATAGAAGAAAAACACTTGAAGGGATTCTTTAATGACTATTTGGCTCACTCATTTTATCGAACAATTTGGCTATCTTGCTATTTTACTGTTAATTACAGTTGAGAATATCTTTCCTCCTATTCCTTCTGAAGCAGTACTTACCTTAGCAGGTTTTCTTGTCACCAAAACTAAATTAACTGCTGCAGGCGTCATCTTGGCTTCAACACTTGGTTCTCTAATTGGGGCTATTATTCTATTTGCCGTTAGTCGTTTTTTAACACTAGCACGCTTGGAAAAGTTATTAGAAACAAAATTTTTTAAAGTATTAGGTTTTAAAAATACTGATGCCCAAAAAGCAATCGCTTGGTTTGATAAACATGGTACGGGGTCTATTCTTTATGGACGCTGCATTCCTGTGGTGCGAAGTTTAATCTCCATTCCGGCTGGAATTGCCCATGTATCATGGCCTAAATTTTTAACCTTAACTGCTTTTGGCTCATTAATTTGGAACAGCATTCTAATTTTACTCGGATTGTATACGGGCAAAAAATGGCAAATAATTGTTAAAATCTTCGATGATTTCACTATAGTGATTCTTGTTTTAATAATTCTAGCAGTATTATACTTTGGTTATAAATGGTATAAAAATCGCATTAAAAGCAAGTAAAAAAAGATGTTTGAGTTTTCAAGCATCTTTTTCTTTATCAAGATTAGCTTTCATTATTTTGAAATTTAAAAGTCTTTATCTACACCGAACTTTTTAAAAACATTTATACTTAAGATGAAAGAAAATAAAAAAGAGGTAAAATTTTATGAATAAAAAAAATTCTGTACCTAAAAAGCTTTCTTTCATTTCAATCTACTTTTTAGGTATTAATGCTGTTATTGGTTCTGGTACTTTCCTATTACCATCAACCATTTATCATTACATGAATCTAGCAGCCATTGGGGTTTTACTTTGTACCGCAGTTACGGTTTCAATGATTGCCCTCTGTTATGCTGATTTATCTAGTCGTTTCACTGGATCTGGTGCTGCATGGTTGTATTCCTACAATGCCTTTGGTCGATTTTCTGGGTACGAATTAGGTATTTTTACTTGGTTCTTAGGTTGTACTACTCTATCTGCCGAAGTTGTAGCGATGTTAACCATTTTGCGTAGTTTCTTGCCTATTTTTAAGAACCCTATTGTTTATGGTGCAGGAGTAGTAATTTTGATTTTACTATTCTCGATCATCAACTTCTTTGGCCGTTCTTGGGTAAAGGCAGTTAACAATATTTCTGCTGCTGCAAAAATTATCACTTTAATCGTCTTTATTGCAGTTGGTGCTTTCTTCATCAAGTTACAACACTATACTCCAATTATTCCAAAGGCAGCCTTAACTGGTGTCGGCCCATTCTTTAAACACTTTGGTGCTGCATTTACACCAATCTTTTATTTGTTTACTGGCTTCTCATTTATTCCAATTGCCGCTAAGCAAATGAAAAATCCAGAAAAGAATGTTCCTCGTGGTCTAATTGCTGTTATGACTAGTGTTACTATTTTGGATTGTTTGATGCTTTTAGTTGCTATTGGTTTATCTGGAGATAAATTAGGTGGTTACACTGATCCTTTAGCCAGTGCTTTAAAGACTGGTGTTGGTCAATGGGGCTTTGCCTTAATGATCGTTGGTATGTTGATTTCTATTTTTGGTGTTGCCTTTTCAGCATCATTTAATACCCCTTCATTAATTGCTTCACTTGCTACTGAACACAGTATGCTGCCAAAATGGATTGGTAAGAAGAATAAGCACGATGCACCTTGGGTAGGAATTATCTTAACTGCCATTCTTTCTTTAGCATTATGTACTCAAGATTATCTTTTCTTAGTTAACTGTACTGTGCTTGCATCATTCGTCCAATACGTACCATCAATTTTAGCTGTAATTAAATTTAAGCATACTAATGAATATCCAACTCATGGATTTTCACTTCCTGGTAAATATACTATTCCAGTTATTGCTTTACTAATTTCTTGCTACATGGTAACTAACTTTAATGTTAAAACTTTGCTTTTAGGTGCAGTTGTTGCTGTCATTGCTGCAGGATGTTACTTCTTTATCGATAGAGATAAAGATGAAGATAGACGTCACGAAGCTTATCTATCTGATTTAAGAAATGGTGTTGAAGATCTTGACACTCACTTTGATGATCTAAGCAACAGATTCTAATTAAAAGTTTAAATAAAAATAGTGAATTAGTTTTGTACTAATTCACTATTTTTTTACTCTATTTCGCTTAAAGCTTGGTCGATTGGAGTATCGCCTGATGCCATGATGATAACTTTACCAATAGTATTATCGAATTTTAAAATATCCGCTAAAGTTTGGGCAACATCAGGAATTGGATTTGTGCCAGGTTTGACTACATCTAAACTAATCTTCCCAGTTGCCTTTTCTTCGGTTAAGCCTCCTGGCTGTAAAATCGTATAAGCAAGCTTAGTTTGATTAATTAAGTAATTATCTGCGAAAAATTTAGCAATATTATAATCCATTAATTCTTTTAGCCCTGGCAGTTGCCATTTTTCAGGTTGAAGGGCAAAGACGGAACTAAGCATAATGTAGCGTTTAATTCCAACTTTTTCAGATGCTTGCATGGTCTTAACCGCACCAAAGGCATCCGTTTGGAGTAAATCTTTACCACGTGATCCAGCAGTAAAGTAAACGGCATCATTGCCCTCCATTAATTTAGCTAATTCATCAACGCTTACATGCAAATCTAAGTGAACTTTAGTTACACCAGCTAAATCAATAATATTATCTTCATGACGAGCTCCCGCTGTAACACTATGTCCATCTTTGACTAAATCTTTAATTAATTCAGTTGCGACTCGACCAGAACCACCAATAATAAAAATCTTCATGAAAGTCACTCCTTTTAATATATCTTTATTATAAAATATTTTCACCATTCAACTAAGCCATACAACTTGTAATCATAACTTAATGATTGAGCCTTAATTTTTCCTATATAATATAGGATGAAAAATGAGGAGGTATAAATCATGGGATTAACTTTTAAACGTAATGATGATTTAGAAAAGATGCTTGATAAATTTGCTATTATGCCCGATGAAGATAAAGATAAGGCTAAGAAGAAGCCAACAGATAAAAAGGAAAAGTCTGAAAACAAAAATTAATCAGTCATTATCTGGCCAGAATTTTAAGTTAAAACAGGAATAATTATTTAAGTCAACCTCATTACACCTAGTATGTAATTTTCATTATTAGTATTTTTTGTTAATAGAATGCATTTTACCCCCCCCCACTTTTTTTAAAACATGTTATATTTAATATATTGGGTTTATGACTACAACCTCTCATGCTCACAATTTGTAGTCTCTAAACCTCTTTGTATTAATATGTTAGACGATGAAGTGAGATGAGGAATTATGGAGACACGTCCAAAATGGTTACAAGTTTTTAATTTGTTAAAGCAAGAGTGCATATTCGATAAATGGGAGTTTCTCTACACTCCCCTTTTTCAGCAAAATAATAATACTCCAACCCCAAAAGAGTTTAAACAAGATAAAGCGAGCATCGTTTTTAGCCTAACTTTTGATAATTCACAGGATTTATTTGCTTCAATTGCTGGTGGCAACATTAAAGTCGAACCAGCAATGAATAATGCAGATTTTGATGATATGTATACGACTCTTACAGGTGGTGTAATTAGTGCTGAAGAGTTAAATGAAAATGTTCAGTACAATACCCCCCTTCTTAATAAAGCCTTAGAGAAAAAAGTTTCAAGAATGCAAAATGTTGTAAAGATGCATTTTCCTGAAGAATATGAACAAGGTGAACATGACTGGAATGCCTTATTTAATTAATCTAGTTTAGGGTAAAGTAAAAATGGCTAGCAGTAATTTTGAAACTGCTAGCCATTTTATTATATAGTTAATATTAAGAAAATTAATATAAAATAGGTTGTAATTCATTATTGAACTACAACCTATTTTTCTTACCGCTTAACTTTTAAAATTAATTTCTTTCTTTTACAGCAAATAAACCTAAACTTGCAAGAACGAGCATCATTCCTGAAATAAGAGTAACTATAACGTTCTTACTACCAGTTTGAGGTAAAGCACCGTCACCTTCAACGTGACTAGCTTCATTTTCAATTACAGCTGCTTCTGTCTTTGGCGCTACAGCTTCAGGAGCATTAGCACCATCTTTTTCAATAACTTTGTTTTGCTTAACATCAGATACAGTTACAGGTTCTGAAACATTGCTAGTGTCGCTTGCTGCTTGAGTTGAATCTTCATCATTACTTGTGACGCTATCTTCACTTGCTGCTTGACTTTCATCTTTTACTGCAGCACTATCAGTTGTCTTCACATCAACAGCTAAAGCAGAAGCAGAGCCATCTGGGAAAGTTACAATAATTTGACCGTAACTCATACCAGCCTTAGAAATATCTGGATTCATATTCCAAACTGCGGTTGTTCCTGCTGGTAAACTTGACCAGTTAGCTACACCAGCTTCAGCTGAAGGAAGTTCACCAACTGTAGTAGTAAGTTCTTGAGCAGTTAAAGGATAGTTATAAGCTTGCAAATCCTTATGTGCATTTAATTGATCTTGATCAACTTTAGCTTGATCATTAGTATCAGCAGCTTTAACACTTTGGCTGGTTAAACCTAAAGTTGCTACAAGAGCTAGAGCTCCTAAACCCATAAATAATTTATTTTTCTTAGTGCTTAATTTCTTCATTTTAATTTCTCCTCAATTGGGTTTAAGTTATCCCTAACCCTTTTTAATATAAACTTATTATACTGCTTTATTTACAAAAATGTTACATAAAAAACAACTTTTTTTACAATTTATTTACTTGCAATCAGATAAGCAAAACGTAAAATCTCTGCTGGTAAATTTTCTTCCTTGATATTGGTTAAGCTAAGCATGCGTTTACCCTTTTGATAACGCATCCGATATGTGCCATCTTCATCAAAAAAGAGATTAAAAGAAATCGGCTTGTCGTGTTTATTAAGCAAGCGTGTTGTCACTAAATAGTTATTTTCCTGAACAGTAGAAAATGAAACTAAGTTTTGACTCCAATCATTCCAGATTAGTTTAAGACGTT encodes:
- a CDS encoding SDR family oxidoreductase; its protein translation is MKIFIIGGSGRVATELIKDLVKDGHSVTAGARHEDNIIDLAGVTKVHLDLHVSVDELAKLMEGNDAVYFTAGSRGKDLLQTDAFGAVKTMQASEKVGIKRYIMLSSVFALQPEKWQLPGLKELMDYNIAKFFADNYLINQTKLAYTILQPGGLTEEKATGKISLDVVKPGTNPIPDVAQTLADILKFDNTIGKVIIMASGDTPIDQALSEIE
- a CDS encoding DedA family protein, producing the protein MTIWLTHFIEQFGYLAILLLITVENIFPPIPSEAVLTLAGFLVTKTKLTAAGVILASTLGSLIGAIILFAVSRFLTLARLEKLLETKFFKVLGFKNTDAQKAIAWFDKHGTGSILYGRCIPVVRSLISIPAGIAHVSWPKFLTLTAFGSLIWNSILILLGLYTGKKWQIIVKIFDDFTIVILVLIILAVLYFGYKWYKNRIKSK
- a CDS encoding SPJ_0845 family protein, giving the protein MGLTFKRNDDLEKMLDKFAIMPDEDKDKAKKKPTDKKEKSENKN
- the uvrC gene encoding excinuclease ABC subunit UvrC, with the protein product MATEHIENKLKLLPDKPGCYLMKDVNGNVIYVGKSKNLKNRVRSYFKSKQVGRRAELVKEIRDFDIITVSSDKESFLLEITLIKKYQPYYNVQLKQGTGYPYIEITNERDPQTKLTSIVRKDKGYYFGPYPNVYAAQATLKFIQKVWPLRRCQGHQGRPCLYYHMDQCLGACFKEVPQAEYDAQIKKIKRFLNGDIAPAKKELTEKMQEASENLEFERAAEIRDQLNYIEQTVEKQKIISHDNTQRDIFNFYVDKSWISIQIFFIRQAKLLRRETKLFPLTDIGNPSEEFMSFIAQFYGQKNHVLPKEVLVPAGTDIEALSEVLKVPVRIPQRGQKRDLLKMAYDNAKLKLDEKFRLLELGNRKTKGAQKEIFDALNLPYGHRIESFDHSHIQGTDPVSALVVFTDGEPDKNAYRKYKLKGEVEHQNGGDEVRNTREVVRRRYSRLKREKQRMPDLILMDGGQIQVEACLDVLRNELDLNIPVAGMVKDDHHRTNHLLFGDPTKGEELKLIPMDPKSQGFYLMTRIQDEVHRFAITFHRKTHAKNALSSKLDEIKGIGPKSRNKLLREFGSLKKIKEASIEELRAAGLTLPQAQTVKLSL
- a CDS encoding Rib/alpha-like domain-containing protein; amino-acid sequence: MKKLSTKKNKLFMGLGALALVATLGLTSQSVKAADTNDQAKVDQDQLNAHKDLQAYNYPLTAQELTTTVGELPSAEAGVANWSSLPAGTTAVWNMNPDISKAGMSYGQIIVTFPDGSASALAVDVKTTDSAAVKDESQAASEDSVTSNDEDSTQAASDTSNVSEPVTVSDVKQNKVIEKDGANAPEAVAPKTEAAVIENEASHVEGDGALPQTGSKNVIVTLISGMMLVLASLGLFAVKERN
- a CDS encoding APC family permease, yielding MNKKNSVPKKLSFISIYFLGINAVIGSGTFLLPSTIYHYMNLAAIGVLLCTAVTVSMIALCYADLSSRFTGSGAAWLYSYNAFGRFSGYELGIFTWFLGCTTLSAEVVAMLTILRSFLPIFKNPIVYGAGVVILILLFSIINFFGRSWVKAVNNISAAAKIITLIVFIAVGAFFIKLQHYTPIIPKAALTGVGPFFKHFGAAFTPIFYLFTGFSFIPIAAKQMKNPEKNVPRGLIAVMTSVTILDCLMLLVAIGLSGDKLGGYTDPLASALKTGVGQWGFALMIVGMLISIFGVAFSASFNTPSLIASLATEHSMLPKWIGKKNKHDAPWVGIILTAILSLALCTQDYLFLVNCTVLASFVQYVPSILAVIKFKHTNEYPTHGFSLPGKYTIPVIALLISCYMVTNFNVKTLLLGAVVAVIAAGCYFFIDRDKDEDRRHEAYLSDLRNGVEDLDTHFDDLSNRF